A single window of Desulfovibrio sp. G11 DNA harbors:
- a CDS encoding N-acetylneuraminate synthase family protein: MSVFIIAEIGINHNGDLKIAKDLIRQAISAGCDAVKFQKRDIDIVYTKEFLDSPRESPWGTTQRHQKAGLEFGKAEYDVIDEYCKKLGIEWFASAWDVNSLAFLDQYNCKYSKVASAMITSEPFLRAVASRKKYTFISTAMSTMEQISHAVEIFREAACPFELMHCVGTYPMKVEHANLRCIETLRATFKCPVGYSGHETGVAVSAGAIMLGATSIERHITLDRAMYGSDQAASLEGAGIHQLCRYTRILEAAIGDGIKRILPEEAAVAQKLRAHLK; this comes from the coding sequence ATGAGCGTCTTTATCATCGCAGAAATTGGCATCAACCATAACGGTGATCTAAAAATCGCCAAGGATCTTATCCGACAGGCGATCAGCGCGGGCTGCGATGCAGTCAAATTTCAAAAACGCGATATTGACATTGTCTACACCAAGGAGTTTTTGGATTCTCCGCGTGAAAGCCCTTGGGGCACGACCCAACGCCACCAAAAAGCAGGTCTAGAATTCGGCAAGGCCGAATATGATGTTATTGATGAGTATTGCAAAAAACTGGGGATTGAGTGGTTCGCTTCAGCTTGGGACGTGAACAGTCTAGCCTTTCTTGACCAATACAACTGCAAGTACAGCAAGGTCGCATCTGCCATGATTACGAGCGAACCATTTTTGCGCGCCGTCGCAAGCCGCAAAAAGTACACGTTTATTTCAACCGCCATGTCCACAATGGAACAAATCAGCCATGCCGTAGAAATTTTCCGCGAAGCCGCCTGCCCTTTCGAACTTATGCACTGCGTCGGCACATACCCCATGAAGGTGGAGCATGCTAACCTCCGCTGCATAGAAACCTTGCGCGCCACTTTCAAGTGTCCAGTCGGCTATAGCGGACATGAAACAGGGGTTGCCGTTTCCGCAGGAGCGATTATGTTAGGGGCCACATCCATTGAACGCCACATCACCCTTGATCGCGCCATGTATGGCTCTGACCAAGCCGCCAGTCTGGAAGGCGCTGGCATACACCAATTATGTAGGTACACACGCATTCTTGAAGCTGCCATTGGCGATGGTATAAAACGCATTTTGCCCGAAGAAGCTGCTGTGGCCCAAAAACTGCGGGCGCATCTGAAGTAG